In Methanococcoides sp. LMO-2, a single window of DNA contains:
- a CDS encoding Coenzyme F420 hydrogenase/dehydrogenase, beta subunit C-terminal domain, which translates to MSEEYKWFLKDAVVDTGMCTMCGACAAVCPYEIIEFDENGPKLKDECYRNGQGACKDVCQRVMTDAARISMNVFNFKSLPPTPVGQYQKIVSARATDAEIAGKGQDGGAVTALLGYCFDNGLIDGAVTTAGFTKPDSCIVASKEELMDTQGAKYSAVPVMAALRQNDAEMKNVAMVGVPCQTYGTRRTQFFTGLNVHPVEVGMDGEKANIPNIPYTIGLFCMENFNYEKLSNYMESIGIDLNKVRKYSIHLDEMIVTTDDGEIEISLKDIKDCVWDGCRICRDAVSKVADISAGHVGSSTGWTTLIARNAKGLELLEAAEKAGYIETIDDVDISMLEDFAAIKMKKFRKELDNRLEDGKKVNFYWVRDYPGVRPEVNGTNFVKIKTNSGIAQHDYIARVAELAEKYGDGSLELTTRKSVEIQGVKGENVDDLMADVYGSGLKTIGMGYANACPGMDYCPEGLVTTKDLANEITMQFAQKLTPHKMKVGVAGCPNSCVRAESNDIGIVGQLRPKIDTEKCTGCGRCTELCKLNAITVTAGKAVIDRDLCINCGWCVRGCPHEAAVEDEVGYSVWIGGNDARRPTNGVLLKAFCTKEEIPALIDKIGKTFVKYRTKPGKERLGNIIELVGQGQFISEVLND; encoded by the coding sequence ATGTCAGAAGAATACAAGTGGTTTTTGAAAGACGCGGTCGTAGACACCGGAATGTGTACTATGTGCGGTGCCTGTGCTGCTGTTTGTCCCTATGAGATCATCGAATTCGATGAGAACGGGCCAAAATTAAAGGATGAGTGCTACAGGAACGGGCAGGGTGCCTGTAAGGATGTATGCCAGCGTGTCATGACAGATGCAGCCCGCATATCCATGAACGTGTTCAATTTCAAATCACTTCCTCCTACACCTGTGGGACAGTACCAGAAGATCGTCTCTGCCAGGGCTACTGATGCGGAGATCGCCGGGAAGGGGCAGGATGGCGGAGCTGTGACCGCTCTGTTAGGATACTGCTTTGACAATGGTCTCATCGATGGAGCTGTGACAACTGCAGGTTTCACAAAGCCTGATTCCTGCATCGTTGCAAGTAAAGAAGAACTTATGGACACTCAGGGAGCAAAATATTCAGCAGTTCCTGTGATGGCTGCACTGCGCCAGAACGATGCTGAAATGAAAAATGTTGCAATGGTGGGGGTTCCCTGCCAGACCTACGGTACCAGAAGGACACAGTTCTTTACAGGTCTGAACGTTCATCCGGTTGAGGTCGGAATGGACGGTGAAAAGGCCAACATTCCTAATATCCCATATACCATCGGCCTGTTCTGCATGGAGAACTTCAACTACGAAAAGCTGTCCAATTATATGGAAAGCATAGGCATTGACCTTAACAAGGTCAGGAAATATTCCATCCATCTTGATGAAATGATCGTCACCACTGATGATGGTGAGATCGAGATCTCATTAAAGGATATCAAGGACTGCGTCTGGGACGGATGCCGCATATGCAGGGACGCTGTCTCCAAAGTGGCAGACATATCAGCAGGACATGTGGGATCATCAACCGGATGGACAACCCTGATAGCCCGCAATGCCAAGGGCCTGGAACTTCTTGAAGCAGCTGAAAAAGCAGGTTACATTGAGACCATCGATGATGTTGATATCAGCATGTTGGAGGACTTTGCAGCCATCAAGATGAAAAAGTTCAGAAAGGAGCTTGACAACCGCCTTGAAGACGGGAAGAAGGTCAACTTCTACTGGGTACGCGACTATCCTGGTGTCAGGCCTGAGGTGAATGGTACTAACTTTGTAAAGATCAAGACCAATTCTGGTATCGCCCAGCACGATTACATTGCCAGGGTCGCGGAACTCGCAGAGAAGTACGGTGACGGTAGTCTTGAGCTTACAACAAGGAAGAGTGTTGAGATACAGGGTGTCAAAGGCGAAAATGTCGATGACCTTATGGCAGATGTCTATGGAAGTGGCTTAAAGACCATTGGAATGGGATATGCCAATGCATGTCCGGGAATGGATTACTGCCCTGAGGGACTTGTCACCACCAAGGACCTTGCAAATGAGATCACCATGCAGTTCGCTCAGAAACTAACCCCGCACAAGATGAAGGTCGGTGTGGCAGGATGTCCGAACAGCTGTGTCAGGGCAGAAAGCAATGATATCGGTATCGTGGGACAGCTACGTCCTAAGATCGATACTGAAAAGTGTACCGGCTGCGGAAGGTGTACTGAACTCTGCAAACTGAACGCTATCACTGTGACTGCAGGAAAGGCTGTTATCGACAGGGACCTGTGCATCAACTGTGGATGGTGTGTCAGGGGATGTCCGCATGAAGCGGCTGTTGAGGATGAGGTAGGCTATTCTGTCTGGATCGGCGGTAACGATGCAAGAAGGCCAACGAACGGCGTCCTTCTCAAGGCGTTCTGTACAAAGGAGGAGATCCCTGCTCTTATCGATAAGATAGGTAAGACATTTGTCAAGTACAGGACAAAACCCGGAAAGGAACGACTTGGTAACATCATTGAACTTGTAGGTCAGGGCCAGTTCATCAGTGAGGTCCTGAATGATTAA
- a CDS encoding cation diffusion facilitator family transporter, with product MAVKEELRAGAKASRNSTIALIFLAAIKGTVGFYSGSSSLIADAIHTSMDIFTSLAVWVGLKLSLKSSGEHFPYGYYKAENLVALFVSLLIILSGVELVREALSTIRDPAEIEFQGLALGAAVFSVITIYALSQYKFRVGKEIESQALIADATHSYTDVFSSMVVVVAIIGSMLGMPCLDSLGVLVISVVIFKLGISTAKESALTLMDAWLDRDSIETIRESVEHIPGVNRVDDIRLRRSGLVVFGEMQVESAGECDLKRVEVLSAEIEEVVKGEIKNLEHLSVDVKPGKMSELRIAIPVTGLEGLQSKLSRHIGKTPYYIFVDMEDNKLKSWDVVENPAADLERKRGVKTAEFLEEKGVNVIIVKDIGEGPFHKFHDSFIRILGMPDDVDDVQALIEMIPELDVIISPTE from the coding sequence GTGGCTGTAAAAGAAGAACTTAGGGCGGGTGCAAAGGCTTCAAGAAATTCTACTATTGCACTTATCTTTCTTGCAGCGATCAAAGGAACAGTTGGTTTCTATTCCGGAAGCTCTTCCCTGATAGCAGATGCTATCCATACATCAATGGACATTTTTACTTCCCTGGCTGTCTGGGTCGGCCTGAAGCTGAGCCTGAAAAGCAGCGGAGAACACTTTCCTTACGGTTACTACAAAGCAGAGAACCTGGTTGCCCTCTTCGTATCGCTACTGATCATATTATCCGGTGTTGAACTTGTACGTGAGGCACTGTCAACTATACGGGACCCTGCTGAGATAGAGTTCCAGGGACTGGCACTTGGAGCGGCAGTCTTCTCGGTCATCACCATCTATGCGCTTTCACAGTACAAGTTCAGGGTAGGAAAAGAGATCGAATCACAGGCCTTGATCGCAGACGCTACCCATTCCTACACAGACGTGTTCAGTTCTATGGTCGTTGTTGTTGCCATCATTGGTTCGATGCTCGGAATGCCCTGTCTGGACAGCCTGGGTGTCCTTGTAATATCTGTTGTAATCTTCAAGCTTGGTATCAGCACAGCAAAGGAATCAGCACTCACTCTGATGGATGCATGGCTGGACAGGGATTCCATCGAAACAATTAGGGAGTCAGTGGAGCACATTCCAGGTGTTAACAGGGTTGATGATATAAGGCTCAGAAGATCCGGTCTTGTAGTGTTTGGTGAAATGCAGGTGGAAAGTGCAGGAGAGTGTGACCTGAAGCGGGTGGAAGTTCTTTCAGCTGAGATCGAAGAAGTGGTCAAAGGCGAGATCAAAAATCTAGAACATCTCTCAGTGGACGTAAAACCCGGTAAAATGTCAGAGCTCAGGATCGCGATCCCGGTGACCGGTTTGGAAGGATTGCAGTCAAAGCTTTCCCGGCATATTGGCAAAACACCCTATTACATTTTTGTTGATATGGAGGACAACAAATTAAAAAGCTGGGATGTAGTTGAGAACCCGGCGGCTGATCTTGAAAGGAAAAGAGGTGTGAAGACAGCTGAATTCCTTGAGGAAAAGGGAGTTAATGTTATTATCGTGAAAGATATCGGTGAAGGCCCATTCCACAAATTCCACGACAGCTTCATCAGGATCCTGGGGATGCCGGACGATGTAGATGATGTTCAGGCATTGATTGAAATGATCCCGGAGTTGGATGTGATAATTTCTCCTACCGAGTGA
- a CDS encoding tetratricopeptide repeat protein, translating to MNRDEDTSGFLTVAEPIIRKFVENIENPFVWAPLAGFVLCVLAYPLTGLELYPYIALVLLIIALATDWIGRLKNRQTPPDPIPETVEYRDEVFEYLASVQAKAVKMLGSGKADAARALTNKNLQAIDTALRSFPEDADLHALMGYTLKDIYQSSKDLLSPEQRKEYLARARIFFERSLKLDPENASAHNGMGNVLFFEGRFDEAIREHDRALELVNGNYPAAEHDKSIVMAVKDGRIDFDF from the coding sequence ATGAATAGAGACGAGGACACAAGTGGCTTTCTTACAGTCGCTGAACCCATAATTCGCAAGTTCGTAGAAAATATCGAGAATCCTTTTGTGTGGGCACCATTGGCTGGTTTTGTTCTGTGTGTTCTGGCCTATCCGCTTACCGGGCTTGAACTGTATCCATATATTGCCCTTGTATTATTGATCATTGCCCTTGCTACCGACTGGATAGGCCGCTTAAAAAACCGTCAGACTCCACCTGATCCGATACCGGAGACAGTTGAATACAGGGATGAGGTTTTCGAGTATCTGGCAAGTGTCCAGGCAAAAGCCGTAAAAATGCTGGGATCCGGGAAAGCAGATGCTGCCCGGGCATTGACCAATAAGAACCTGCAGGCGATTGATACAGCCCTCCGGAGTTTTCCGGAAGATGCGGATCTTCACGCATTGATGGGATATACGCTAAAGGATATCTACCAGAGTTCAAAGGATTTGCTTTCACCTGAGCAACGCAAAGAATATCTGGCTCGTGCACGGATCTTTTTTGAGAGATCCCTTAAGCTCGATCCGGAGAACGCCAGTGCTCACAATGGGATGGGAAATGTGCTTTTCTTTGAAGGGCGATTTGATGAGGCGATCAGGGAACATGACAGAGCGCTGGAGCTGGTGAATGGAAACTATCCTGCTGCTGAGCATGATAAAAGCATTGTAATGGCAGTTAAAGATGGCCGGATCGATTTTGACTTTTAA
- the nadA gene encoding quinolinate synthase NadA: MQDMKDIIDRINSLKAEHNAVILAHNYQRPEVQDIADFTGDSLGLSQQAVETDADVIVFCGVDFMAESAAILSPEKTVLLPEKDAGCPMAEMVDVISLADVKQEYPNAAVVCYVNSSAEIKAQCDICCTSANAIDVVRSLDEDEILFVPDKNLGTYVSHFTDKKVITWEGFCPTHHQMRADDVIKAKEEHPDALFLAHPECRTEVLDLADEVLSTTGILNYAKSSNAKEFIIGTENGLLHRLGKENPDKKFYYLSEFTICPNMKITTLESVLNALENMEYVITVPEETRLKAKKSLDRMLAVKRTM; encoded by the coding sequence ATGCAGGACATGAAAGATATAATTGACAGGATAAACTCCCTGAAAGCCGAACACAATGCAGTTATCCTTGCCCACAATTACCAGCGCCCTGAAGTCCAGGACATTGCAGACTTCACAGGCGATTCGCTTGGCCTCAGCCAGCAGGCCGTGGAAACCGATGCCGATGTAATCGTATTCTGTGGTGTAGACTTCATGGCAGAAAGCGCTGCAATACTCAGTCCGGAAAAGACTGTGCTTCTCCCTGAAAAGGACGCAGGCTGCCCGATGGCCGAGATGGTCGATGTGATATCACTTGCCGATGTAAAGCAGGAGTACCCTAATGCAGCTGTAGTCTGTTATGTGAACTCCTCTGCTGAGATAAAGGCCCAGTGCGACATTTGCTGTACATCAGCAAACGCTATCGATGTGGTAAGATCCCTTGATGAGGATGAGATACTCTTTGTTCCTGACAAGAACCTCGGGACCTATGTCTCACATTTCACCGACAAGAAGGTCATCACCTGGGAAGGCTTCTGCCCGACCCATCACCAGATGCGTGCAGATGATGTCATTAAGGCAAAGGAAGAACACCCTGATGCCCTTTTCCTCGCACATCCCGAATGCAGGACAGAGGTCCTTGACCTTGCAGATGAGGTATTAAGCACTACCGGCATACTCAACTATGCTAAAAGCTCTAATGCTAAAGAGTTCATCATCGGTACTGAGAATGGCCTCCTCCACAGGTTAGGTAAAGAGAACCCTGATAAGAAGTTCTACTACCTGTCCGAGTTCACGATCTGCCCTAACATGAAGATCACAACCCTCGAATCAGTACTGAATGCACTTGAGAACATGGAATATGTGATCACCGTACCTGAAGAGACAAGGCTCAAAGCTAAAAAATCACTTGACAGGATGCTTGCGGTAAAACGCACAATGTAA